In Streptomyces sp. NBC_00448, the following are encoded in one genomic region:
- a CDS encoding ABC transporter permease, translating to MTAPIETTSGQAEAHPEAVLSGAGRGMIEGRSLGQIAWGRLRRDKVAMAGGVVVLLLVLLAILAKPIEMVFNLDPNAFHQNLVDPELLSPKGGWGGMSWSHPLGVDPKFGRDILARIIEGSWISMLVATGATVLSNVIGTVLGVIAGYYGGWVDSLISRLMDVFLAFPLLLFAISISASLQDGAFGLSGLPLRICVLIFVIGFFNWPYMGRIVRGQTLSLREREFVDAARGMGARGPFILFRELLPNLVAPILVYSTLLIPTNILFEAALSFLGVGIAPPQASWGGMLTSAVDVYQSDPQYMFVPGLAIFITVLAFNLFGDGLRDALDPRSK from the coding sequence ATGACCGCACCTATCGAGACCACCTCCGGACAGGCCGAAGCGCATCCGGAGGCCGTACTCAGCGGGGCCGGGCGAGGCATGATCGAGGGGCGCTCGCTCGGTCAGATCGCCTGGGGCCGGCTCAGACGAGACAAGGTCGCGATGGCCGGCGGCGTGGTGGTGCTGCTGCTGGTGCTGCTGGCGATCCTCGCCAAGCCGATCGAGATGGTCTTCAACCTCGATCCGAACGCCTTCCACCAGAACCTGGTCGACCCCGAACTGCTGTCGCCCAAGGGCGGCTGGGGCGGCATGAGCTGGTCCCACCCGCTGGGCGTGGACCCGAAGTTCGGCCGCGACATCCTGGCCCGGATCATCGAGGGCTCCTGGATCTCCATGCTGGTGGCCACCGGTGCCACCGTGCTGTCCAACGTGATCGGCACCGTGCTCGGCGTCATCGCCGGCTACTACGGCGGCTGGGTGGACAGCCTGATCAGCCGGCTGATGGACGTCTTCCTCGCCTTCCCGCTGCTGCTGTTCGCGATCTCCATCTCGGCCTCGCTGCAGGACGGCGCCTTCGGGCTGAGCGGGCTTCCGTTGCGGATCTGCGTGCTGATCTTCGTGATCGGCTTCTTCAACTGGCCCTACATGGGCCGGATCGTCCGCGGCCAGACGCTGAGCCTGCGCGAGCGCGAGTTCGTCGACGCCGCCCGCGGCATGGGCGCGCGCGGGCCGTTCATCCTCTTCCGCGAGTTGCTGCCGAACCTCGTGGCGCCGATCCTCGTCTACTCCACGCTGCTGATCCCCACCAACATCCTGTTCGAGGCCGCCCTGAGCTTCCTCGGGGTCGGCATCGCGCCTCCGCAGGCCTCCTGGGGCGGCATGTTGACCAGCGCGGTCGACGTCTACCAGTCCGACCCGCAGTACATGTTCGTGCCCGGCCTCGCGATCTTCATCACGGTGCTGGCCTTCAACCTCTTCGGCGACGGGCTGCGGGACGCCCTCGATCCGCGCAGCAAGTGA
- the glyA gene encoding serine hydroxymethyltransferase, giving the protein MSLLNQSLHEFDPDVAAAVDAELHRQQSTLEMIASENFAPVAVLEAQGSVLTNKYAEGYPGRRYYGGCEHVDVIEQLAIDRVKALFGADAANVQPHSGAQANAAAMFALLKPGDTILGLDLAHGGHLTHGMKINFSGKLYKVAAYHVDAETNLVDMAEVERLAKEHHPQLIVAGWSAYPRQLDFAEFRRIADEVGAYLMVDMAHFAGLVAAGLHPSPVPYADVVTTTTHKTLGGPRGGVILAKAELAKKINSAVFPGQQGGPLEHVIAAKAVAFKAAATDEFKDRQSRTLEGAKILADRLTRPDVAELGVSVLSGGTDVHLVLVDLRNSALDGQQAEDRLHAVGITVNRNAIPNDPRPPMVTSGLRIGTPALATRGFTADDFREVADIIAATLTASPAFPPSESGPLRQRVTALAEKHPLYPGL; this is encoded by the coding sequence ATGTCGCTGCTGAACCAGTCCCTGCACGAGTTCGACCCGGATGTGGCGGCCGCGGTCGACGCCGAGCTGCACCGCCAGCAGTCCACGCTGGAGATGATCGCGTCCGAGAACTTCGCGCCGGTCGCCGTGCTGGAGGCGCAGGGCTCGGTGCTCACCAACAAGTACGCGGAGGGCTACCCCGGCCGCCGCTACTACGGCGGCTGCGAGCACGTCGACGTGATCGAGCAGCTCGCCATCGACCGGGTCAAGGCGCTGTTCGGCGCCGACGCGGCCAACGTGCAGCCGCACTCGGGCGCCCAGGCGAACGCCGCCGCGATGTTCGCCCTGCTCAAGCCGGGTGACACCATCCTCGGCCTGGACCTGGCGCACGGCGGGCACCTGACCCACGGCATGAAGATCAACTTCTCCGGCAAGCTCTACAAGGTCGCCGCGTACCACGTGGACGCGGAGACCAACCTGGTCGACATGGCCGAGGTGGAGCGGCTGGCCAAGGAGCACCACCCGCAGCTCATCGTGGCGGGCTGGTCGGCGTACCCGCGGCAGCTGGACTTCGCGGAGTTCCGCCGGATCGCCGACGAGGTCGGCGCGTACCTGATGGTCGACATGGCGCACTTCGCCGGGCTGGTCGCGGCCGGGCTGCACCCCTCCCCCGTGCCGTACGCCGACGTGGTCACCACCACGACCCACAAGACGCTCGGCGGCCCGCGCGGCGGGGTGATCCTGGCCAAGGCCGAACTCGCCAAGAAGATCAACTCGGCGGTCTTCCCGGGGCAGCAGGGCGGCCCGCTGGAGCATGTGATCGCCGCGAAGGCGGTCGCGTTCAAGGCCGCGGCGACGGACGAGTTCAAGGACCGCCAGTCCCGTACGCTGGAGGGCGCGAAGATCCTCGCCGACCGGCTGACCCGGCCCGACGTGGCGGAACTCGGCGTCTCCGTGCTCTCCGGCGGTACCGACGTCCACCTGGTCCTGGTCGACCTGCGCAACTCCGCGCTCGACGGCCAGCAGGCCGAGGACCGGCTGCACGCGGTCGGCATCACCGTCAACCGCAACGCGATCCCGAACGACCCGCGGCCCCCGATGGTCACCTCGGGTCTGCGGATCGGCACGCCCGCGCTGGCGACGCGGGGCTTCACCGCCGACGACTTCCGCGAGGTCGCCGACATCATCGCGGCGACGCTCACCGCGTCGCCGGCCTTCCCGCCGTCGGAGAGCGGGCCCTTGCGGCAGAGGGTCACCGCGCTGGCGGAGAAGCACCCGCTGTACCCGGGCCTGTAG
- the gcvT gene encoding glycine cleavage system aminomethyltransferase GcvT — MSEPRHTALDALHRALGATMTDFAGWDMPLRYASEREEHQAVRTRAGLFDLSHMGEITVTGPQAGEALDHALVGHLSALAVGRARYTMICAPDGGILDDLIVYRLGEQEFMIVANASNAQTVLDAVALRAAEYDAQVRDDRDAYALLAVQGPQAPAIMKAVTDADLDGLKYYAGLPGTVAGVDALIARTGYTGEDGFELFVAPADAERLWRALTDAGESAGLVPCGLSCRDTLRLEAGMPLYGHELTASVTPFDAGLGRVVKFDKPGDFVGRAALGAAAERAKDLPPRKLVGLVAQGRRVPRAGYPVTDASGAVIGEVTSGAPSPTLGKPIAIAYVDAAHAAPGTPGVAVDIRGSREPYDVVALPFYRRER, encoded by the coding sequence ATGAGCGAACCCCGTCACACCGCGCTCGACGCCCTGCACCGCGCCCTCGGCGCGACCATGACCGACTTCGCCGGCTGGGACATGCCGCTGCGGTACGCCAGCGAGCGCGAGGAGCACCAGGCGGTCCGCACCCGGGCCGGTCTCTTCGACCTGTCGCACATGGGCGAGATCACCGTGACCGGCCCGCAGGCGGGCGAGGCGCTGGACCACGCCCTGGTCGGCCACCTGTCCGCGCTGGCGGTGGGCCGGGCCCGCTACACGATGATCTGCGCGCCCGACGGCGGCATCCTCGACGACCTGATCGTGTACCGGCTCGGCGAGCAGGAGTTCATGATCGTCGCCAACGCGTCCAACGCGCAGACCGTGCTCGACGCGGTGGCGCTGCGCGCGGCGGAGTACGACGCGCAGGTCCGCGACGACCGCGACGCGTACGCGCTGCTGGCCGTCCAGGGCCCGCAGGCCCCGGCGATCATGAAGGCGGTGACCGACGCCGACCTGGACGGGCTGAAGTACTACGCCGGGCTGCCCGGCACCGTCGCCGGGGTGGACGCGCTGATCGCCCGCACCGGCTACACCGGGGAGGACGGCTTCGAGCTGTTCGTCGCGCCGGCCGACGCCGAGCGGCTGTGGCGGGCGCTGACCGATGCTGGCGAGTCGGCCGGCCTGGTGCCGTGCGGGCTGTCCTGCCGGGACACGCTCCGCCTGGAGGCGGGCATGCCGCTGTACGGGCACGAGCTGACCGCCTCGGTCACGCCGTTCGACGCCGGGCTCGGCCGGGTGGTCAAGTTCGACAAGCCCGGGGACTTCGTCGGGCGCGCCGCGCTGGGCGCCGCCGCCGAACGGGCCAAGGACCTGCCACCGCGCAAGCTCGTCGGGCTGGTCGCGCAGGGCCGCCGGGTGCCGCGGGCCGGCTACCCGGTCACCGACGCCTCGGGCGCGGTGATCGGCGAGGTCACCTCGGGCGCCCCGTCGCCGACCCTCGGCAAGCCGATCGCGATCGCGTACGTGGACGCGGCGCACGCGGCGCCCGGCACGCCGGGGGTCGCGGTGGACATCCGCGGCTCGCGGGAGCCGTACGACGTCGTGGCGCTGCCGTTCTACCGGCGCGAGCGCTGA
- a CDS encoding ABC transporter substrate-binding protein has protein sequence MNTRKVTSALALCLAMALGVSACGGSGGSSGSGKKDQALTSIVNASSKKGGTVTADHSTGPDSLDPGNTYYGWVQDFSRLYARTLLTFKPAAGKAGLTVVPDLATGLGTSSPDAKTWTYHLRTGVKFQDGTPVTSKDVKYAIERSNFAPDVMSNGPVYFKSYLADDSKYQGPYKDKSPNGLSSIETPDNQTIVFHLAQPFADFDYLATFSQTAPVEQSKDTGATYVQHIQSTGPYKFSSYSEGKGATLVRNPEWSKATDPIRTALPDKYVLKFNVNQKTIDNDLLSDNLTVDLQGTGVEAETQSKILGNKNRLAHTDDSIAGATSYMALNLHVKPFDNINCRKAVQYAVNKTSVVNAEGGAVKGDVASTLLPPSVNGYTKFDEYPTAGNNGDVAKAKAALAACGKPSGFTTTLTARSDRQPEIDGATAIQAALKKVGITVNIKTFPSDKYFSNYAGVPDYVHSHGVGMMMMAWGADWPTGYGFLDQIVDGSAIKPSGGNNLMELNDPKINQALSSAISNTDTAARTKAWGDIDKMVMANASVVPLIYRKNLLYRPDSATNVTVTQAYLGMYDFLLMGSSK, from the coding sequence ATGAACACCAGAAAGGTGACCTCCGCTCTCGCGCTCTGCTTGGCGATGGCACTCGGCGTGTCCGCCTGCGGCGGCTCGGGCGGCTCCAGCGGCTCGGGCAAGAAGGACCAGGCGCTGACCTCGATCGTCAACGCGTCGAGCAAGAAGGGCGGGACGGTCACCGCCGACCACTCCACCGGCCCTGACTCCCTCGACCCGGGCAACACCTACTACGGCTGGGTGCAGGACTTCTCCCGGCTCTACGCCCGTACGCTCCTGACCTTCAAGCCGGCGGCCGGCAAGGCGGGTCTGACGGTGGTCCCGGACCTGGCGACCGGACTCGGCACCTCCAGCCCCGACGCGAAGACCTGGACGTACCACCTGCGCACGGGTGTGAAGTTCCAGGACGGCACCCCGGTGACCTCCAAGGACGTCAAGTACGCGATCGAGCGCAGCAACTTCGCGCCCGACGTGATGTCCAACGGCCCGGTGTACTTCAAGAGTTACCTGGCCGACGACAGCAAGTACCAGGGCCCGTACAAGGACAAGAGCCCGAACGGGCTGTCGTCCATAGAGACGCCCGACAACCAGACGATCGTCTTCCACCTGGCGCAGCCGTTCGCCGACTTCGACTACCTGGCGACGTTCTCGCAGACCGCTCCGGTCGAGCAGTCCAAGGACACCGGCGCCACGTACGTGCAGCACATCCAGTCGACCGGCCCGTACAAGTTCTCCTCCTACTCCGAGGGCAAGGGCGCCACGCTGGTGCGCAACCCGGAGTGGAGCAAGGCCACCGACCCGATCCGCACCGCGCTGCCCGACAAGTACGTGCTGAAGTTCAACGTCAACCAGAAGACGATCGACAACGACCTGCTCTCCGACAACCTCACCGTCGACCTCCAGGGCACCGGTGTCGAGGCGGAGACGCAGTCGAAGATCCTGGGCAACAAGAACCGGCTGGCGCACACCGACGACTCCATCGCCGGCGCCACCTCGTACATGGCGCTCAACCTGCACGTGAAGCCGTTCGACAACATCAACTGCCGCAAGGCCGTGCAGTACGCGGTGAACAAGACCTCCGTGGTCAACGCCGAGGGCGGCGCGGTCAAGGGCGACGTGGCCAGCACCCTGCTGCCCCCGTCGGTGAACGGCTACACCAAGTTCGACGAGTACCCGACCGCGGGCAACAACGGTGACGTGGCCAAGGCCAAGGCGGCGCTCGCGGCGTGCGGCAAGCCCAGCGGCTTCACCACCACGCTCACCGCGCGCAGCGACCGGCAGCCCGAGATCGACGGCGCCACCGCCATCCAGGCGGCGCTGAAGAAGGTCGGCATCACCGTCAACATCAAGACCTTCCCGTCGGACAAGTACTTCTCCAACTACGCGGGCGTCCCGGACTACGTGCACTCGCACGGCGTCGGCATGATGATGATGGCGTGGGGCGCCGACTGGCCGACCGGCTACGGGTTCCTGGACCAGATCGTCGACGGCAGCGCGATCAAGCCGTCCGGTGGCAACAACCTGATGGAGCTGAACGACCCGAAGATCAACCAGGCGCTGTCCTCGGCGATCTCCAACACCGACACCGCCGCCCGGACCAAGGCGTGGGGCGACATCGACAAGATGGTGATGGCGAACGCCTCGGTGGTGCCGCTGATCTACCGCAAGAACCTGCTCTACCGCCCGGACTCCGCCACCAACGTGACGGTCACTCAGGCGTACCTGGGCATGTACGACTTCCTGCTGATGGGTTCCTCGAAGTAG
- a CDS encoding DUF885 family protein: protein MDERLRAVCDLMMPQAREMSGLHEYDGRVQDLSPQGVRDGLAAMARARRGDPLRDPHDEAHLAVFEEALRVQFGELELHRRDPYPHLSNLELACYGREYAPRGDRARARREHLARWPEAVDAALSSLDQVRAPVAEALLGSVLGLAADLDPDAGEVERAALRAHERLVGHIQHIAEHGDPDPRLGGRALAALMGAQEGVRVDLTELAGRADRERARLTELLTDSCRVLDPRSDVDELLPGLLADHPGADGVIAEAARLTEEAIEFTRERGLAPYVDGECLVGPAPASRRWAMAMMTWSAPAEPDAPSWYHVTPPDADWPADEREEWLTVFSRTSMPSITLHEVAPGHFAHGRALRRAPSPVRRLLHSLSFSEGWAHYVEEVCLDEGFRARDPRFAIGVALEALVRVTRLTCAIGLHTGALSLDEAARYFVRDAHLSPAAASAEARRGTFDAGYGRYTWGKLEILRVRRRAEREWGADFSLPRFHGALMHLGSPPLGLLDAVVRPPGPTT, encoded by the coding sequence ATGGACGAACGGCTGCGCGCGGTCTGCGACCTGATGATGCCCCAGGCCCGGGAGATGTCGGGCCTGCACGAATACGACGGCCGGGTGCAGGATCTGTCCCCCCAGGGAGTCCGCGACGGGCTGGCGGCCATGGCCCGCGCCCGGCGCGGCGACCCGCTCCGGGACCCGCACGACGAAGCCCACCTTGCGGTCTTCGAGGAGGCCCTGCGCGTGCAGTTCGGCGAGCTCGAACTGCACCGGCGCGACCCCTACCCGCACCTGTCCAACCTCGAACTGGCCTGCTACGGCCGGGAGTACGCCCCGCGCGGGGACCGCGCCCGGGCCCGCCGGGAACACCTCGCGCGGTGGCCGGAGGCCGTGGACGCCGCACTGTCCTCGCTCGACCAGGTACGGGCCCCGGTCGCCGAGGCGCTGCTCGGTTCGGTGCTCGGCCTGGCCGCCGACCTGGACCCGGACGCCGGCGAGGTCGAACGGGCCGCCCTGCGCGCGCACGAGCGGCTGGTCGGCCACATCCAGCACATCGCCGAACACGGCGACCCCGACCCCCGGCTCGGCGGACGGGCGCTCGCCGCGCTGATGGGCGCCCAGGAGGGCGTGCGGGTGGACCTCACCGAACTGGCCGGGCGGGCCGACCGGGAGCGCGCCCGGCTCACCGAACTGCTCACCGACTCCTGCCGCGTCCTGGACCCGCGCAGCGACGTGGACGAACTGCTGCCCGGCCTGCTCGCCGACCACCCGGGCGCCGACGGCGTGATCGCCGAGGCGGCCCGACTCACCGAGGAAGCCATCGAGTTCACCCGCGAGCGGGGGCTCGCGCCCTACGTGGACGGCGAGTGCCTGGTCGGCCCGGCGCCCGCGTCCCGGCGCTGGGCGATGGCCATGATGACGTGGTCGGCGCCGGCCGAGCCCGACGCGCCCTCCTGGTACCACGTGACGCCGCCCGACGCGGACTGGCCCGCCGACGAGCGCGAGGAGTGGCTGACGGTCTTCAGCCGCACCAGCATGCCGTCCATCACCCTCCACGAGGTGGCCCCCGGGCACTTCGCGCACGGCCGCGCGCTGCGCCGGGCGCCGTCCCCGGTCCGTCGCCTCCTGCACAGCCTCTCGTTCTCCGAGGGCTGGGCCCACTACGTCGAGGAGGTCTGCCTCGACGAGGGGTTCCGCGCGCGTGACCCGCGCTTCGCGATCGGCGTGGCCCTCGAAGCGCTGGTCCGGGTCACCCGGCTCACCTGCGCGATCGGTTTGCATACAGGGGCGCTGTCGCTGGACGAGGCCGCGAGGTACTTTGTGCGCGACGCCCACCTTTCGCCTGCGGCGGCCTCGGCGGAGGCGCGGCGCGGCACGTTCGACGCGGGCTATGGGCGGTACACCTGGGGCAAGTTGGAGATCCTCCGGGTGCGCCGGCGCGCGGAGCGGGAGTGGGGCGCGGACTTCTCCCTGCCCCGTTTCCACGGTGCCCTCATGCACTTGGGCAGCCCGCCTTTGGGGTTGCTCGACGCGGTGGTCCGCCCGCCCGGCCCCACCACGTGA
- a CDS encoding enhanced serine sensitivity protein SseB C-terminal domain-containing protein, which produces MIAGAQGGAAQAGHVEQMLLQVAPGRFDAYENLLASLAEGQVWMLLWHGSSGASDAQYGTMEIGGYGYAPCFTSPRELAASGWNRDHEVVSGRDIAQTLYPDRSGLWLNPHAAGGGIGIPWADLRRIAVGLDLLPAGPLQIGEPSLQMPQFYALLAQAAHRTSAVRALRQAWVQPVLGEPYLAIGVELYEGAAQAVESVRLMMQQAVAGVPDGVAVSTVAMADPYDPVALWMRTFGRPFFDR; this is translated from the coding sequence GTGATCGCGGGCGCGCAAGGCGGTGCGGCGCAGGCCGGCCATGTGGAGCAGATGCTGCTCCAGGTGGCTCCCGGCCGGTTCGACGCATACGAGAACCTGCTCGCGTCACTCGCCGAGGGCCAGGTGTGGATGCTGCTGTGGCACGGCAGTTCCGGGGCGTCCGACGCGCAGTACGGCACCATGGAGATCGGCGGGTACGGCTACGCGCCGTGCTTCACCTCGCCGCGTGAGCTGGCCGCCAGCGGCTGGAACCGCGACCACGAGGTGGTCTCCGGGCGGGACATCGCGCAGACCCTCTACCCGGACCGCTCCGGGCTGTGGCTCAACCCGCACGCGGCCGGCGGCGGGATCGGCATCCCCTGGGCGGACCTGCGCAGGATCGCGGTCGGGCTCGACCTGCTGCCCGCCGGCCCGCTCCAGATCGGGGAACCGTCCCTGCAGATGCCGCAGTTCTACGCGCTTCTCGCGCAGGCCGCGCACCGCACCTCCGCGGTGCGGGCGCTCCGGCAGGCCTGGGTGCAGCCCGTACTCGGCGAGCCCTACCTCGCGATCGGCGTCGAACTCTACGAAGGTGCCGCGCAGGCGGTGGAGTCCGTCCGCCTCATGATGCAGCAGGCGGTCGCCGGCGTACCTGACGGCGTCGCCGTCTCCACGGTGGCCATGGCCGACCCCTACGACCCGGTCGCCCTCTGGATGCGCACCTTCGGCCGCCCCTTCTTCGACAGGTAG
- the gcvH gene encoding glycine cleavage system protein GcvH: protein MSINPEQLRYSKEHEWLSAPADGAATVGITSHAADALGDVVFVQLPEVGATVTAGETCGELESTKSVSDLYSPVGGEVTEVNQDVVEDPSLVNTAPFEGGWLFKVKVAEEPSDLLSATEYDAFIEN, encoded by the coding sequence ATGAGCATCAACCCTGAGCAGCTTCGTTACAGCAAGGAGCACGAGTGGCTCTCCGCCCCCGCCGACGGCGCGGCCACGGTGGGCATCACCTCGCACGCCGCCGACGCGCTCGGCGACGTGGTCTTCGTCCAGCTCCCCGAGGTGGGCGCGACGGTGACCGCGGGTGAGACCTGCGGCGAGCTGGAGTCCACCAAGTCCGTCAGCGACCTGTACTCGCCGGTCGGCGGCGAGGTCACCGAGGTGAACCAGGACGTCGTCGAGGACCCGTCGCTGGTGAACACCGCGCCCTTCGAGGGCGGCTGGCTGTTCAAGGTGAAGGTCGCCGAGGAGCCGTCCGACCTGCTGTCCGCCACCGAGTACGACGCCTTCATCGAGAACTGA
- a CDS encoding L-serine ammonia-lyase produces the protein MAISVFDLFSIGIGPSSSHTVGPMRAANIFVHRLKNEALLAHTVSVRAELFGSLGATGHGHGTPKAVLLGLSGHSPRTVDVETADDEVARIRAEHRLGLLGTHEIAFDADTDLVLHRRRSLPYHANGMTLSAYDDAGEVLLAKTYYSVGGGFVVDEDAVGEDRIKLDDTVLRHPFRTGDELLRLSRETGLSISALMMENEKAWRGEAEIRAGLLEIWQVMRDCVERGMSREGILPGGLKVRRRAAQSARQLRAEGDPSTRAMEWITLYAMAVNEENAAGGRVVTAPTNGAAGIIPAVLHYYLAFVCSPTTSAADRDDAVVRFLLAAGAIGMLFKENASISGAEVGCQGEVGSACSMAAGGLAEILGLTPEQVENAAEIGMEHNLGLTCDPVGGLVQIPCIERNGMAAVKAVTAARMAMRGDGRHHVSLDKVIKTMKQTGADMKVKYKETARGGLAVNVIEC, from the coding sequence GTGGCAATCTCCGTCTTCGACCTGTTCTCCATCGGAATAGGCCCGTCCAGCTCGCACACCGTCGGCCCGATGCGGGCGGCGAACATCTTCGTGCACCGCCTGAAGAACGAGGCGCTGCTCGCCCATACCGTCTCCGTCCGGGCCGAGCTGTTCGGCTCGCTCGGGGCGACCGGCCACGGCCACGGCACCCCGAAGGCCGTCCTGCTGGGCCTGTCCGGCCACTCGCCGCGCACCGTCGACGTGGAGACGGCCGACGACGAGGTCGCCCGTATCCGCGCCGAGCACCGGCTGGGCCTGCTGGGCACCCACGAGATCGCCTTCGACGCCGACACCGACCTGGTGCTGCACCGGCGCCGCTCGCTGCCGTACCACGCCAACGGGATGACGCTGTCGGCGTACGACGACGCCGGCGAGGTGCTGCTGGCGAAGACCTACTACTCGGTGGGCGGCGGCTTCGTGGTCGACGAGGACGCGGTCGGCGAGGACCGGATCAAGCTGGACGACACGGTGCTACGCCACCCCTTCCGCACCGGCGACGAACTGCTGCGGCTGTCCCGGGAGACCGGGCTGTCGATCTCCGCGCTGATGATGGAGAACGAGAAGGCCTGGCGCGGCGAGGCCGAGATCCGGGCCGGGCTGCTGGAGATCTGGCAGGTGATGCGGGACTGCGTGGAGCGGGGCATGTCCCGTGAGGGCATCCTGCCCGGCGGCCTGAAGGTGCGCCGCCGCGCCGCGCAGTCCGCCCGCCAGCTGCGGGCCGAGGGCGATCCGTCCACCCGCGCGATGGAGTGGATCACCCTCTACGCGATGGCCGTCAACGAGGAGAACGCGGCGGGCGGCCGGGTCGTCACCGCCCCCACCAACGGCGCCGCCGGGATCATCCCGGCCGTCCTGCACTACTACCTCGCCTTCGTCTGCTCGCCCACCACCTCCGCCGCCGACCGGGACGACGCGGTGGTCCGGTTCCTGCTGGCCGCGGGCGCGATCGGCATGCTCTTCAAGGAGAACGCCTCCATCTCCGGCGCCGAGGTCGGCTGCCAGGGCGAGGTCGGCTCGGCCTGCTCCATGGCCGCGGGCGGCCTCGCGGAGATCCTCGGGCTCACCCCGGAACAGGTCGAGAACGCCGCCGAGATCGGCATGGAGCACAACCTCGGCCTCACCTGCGACCCCGTCGGCGGCCTCGTCCAGATCCCCTGCATCGAGCGCAACGGCATGGCCGCGGTCAAGGCCGTCACCGCCGCCCGCATGGCCATGCGCGGCGACGGCCGCCACCACGTCTCCCTCGACAAGGTCATCAAGACCATGAAGCAGACCGGCGCCGACATGAAGGTCAAGTACAAGGAGACCGCGCGGGGCGGGCTCGCGGTCAACGTGATCGAGTGCTGA
- a CDS encoding enhanced serine sensitivity protein SseB, with amino-acid sequence MENPAPYIWPANELEEVLGASLGNPSATPRLLEVLGRSQVWVPLPNGGSPDAAGLDLPTVVLGGAPYVPVFSSEQQFRQAADGMSCTVAPVHEFARGLPPLVGIAVNPGGAVGVPLPPAAVAQLCRPVPGERAPQFSGVRGADAPPGARVRLWEPGHDEEPVDFLAAAAGEFAVTPVLLSGRRALAAVEEEPPALFIGVELDRWQEDDRAAAMDALGRAMGVAPPPWPVHLILLDVAQDPVGDWLLETVRPFFARD; translated from the coding sequence ATGGAGAATCCGGCACCGTACATATGGCCGGCGAACGAGCTGGAAGAGGTGCTGGGGGCCAGCCTCGGCAATCCGTCGGCCACACCCCGGCTGCTGGAGGTGCTCGGCCGCTCCCAGGTGTGGGTGCCGCTGCCGAACGGCGGCTCGCCGGACGCGGCCGGCCTCGACCTGCCGACCGTCGTGCTCGGCGGCGCGCCCTACGTACCGGTCTTCAGCTCCGAGCAGCAGTTCCGGCAGGCCGCGGACGGCATGTCCTGCACGGTCGCGCCGGTGCACGAGTTCGCCCGCGGGCTGCCGCCGCTGGTCGGCATCGCGGTCAACCCCGGCGGGGCGGTCGGCGTGCCGCTGCCGCCGGCCGCGGTGGCCCAGCTGTGCCGGCCGGTGCCGGGCGAGCGCGCGCCGCAGTTCTCCGGGGTACGCGGCGCGGACGCGCCCCCCGGTGCCCGGGTGCGGCTGTGGGAGCCGGGCCACGACGAGGAACCGGTGGACTTCCTGGCCGCCGCGGCCGGCGAGTTCGCGGTCACCCCGGTGCTGCTCTCCGGCCGGCGGGCGCTGGCCGCCGTGGAGGAGGAGCCGCCCGCCCTGTTCATCGGTGTGGAACTCGACCGCTGGCAGGAGGACGACCGGGCCGCCGCGATGGACGCGCTCGGCCGGGCGATGGGCGTGGCCCCGCCGCCGTGGCCGGTGCACCTGATCCTGCTGGACGTGGCGCAGGACCCGGTGGGCGACTGGCTGCTGGAGACGGTGCGGCCGTTCTTCGCCCGCGACTGA